In Bradyrhizobium lablabi, one DNA window encodes the following:
- a CDS encoding magnesium transporter has translation MQEGFHDNQRNLRPRQRMQNICTEAVRYDVNATLGEDDRQKPINRSLYSYLLHEMAEASMKYAVAENIDPDEFETDVLSGALAVVQNLRSALVKDWNDKTLDFWDNHGSPVDKINADKVPYIDRSSFESVAGDYLALPYRSQAMDRFLVKVLIAIELYAFGDEMLNEKTFGFPPVSPLKQRHVVLAYFRGLLINGIIFGGIAALALFAASKGWIGETSAGWTSGACVALFVLLGTISAFALPFAWYAQAKARRNVRKLLLAMTTIYNELRSNGPISAQHIRERVSSAAEDGVVWPAPLFAVLDDIIARTGRF, from the coding sequence ATGCAGGAAGGATTCCACGACAACCAACGGAATTTGCGTCCAAGACAGCGCATGCAAAATATTTGCACTGAAGCTGTGCGCTACGACGTGAACGCTACACTCGGCGAGGACGATCGCCAAAAGCCCATCAATCGAAGCCTTTATAGCTATCTACTTCATGAGATGGCGGAAGCGTCGATGAAGTATGCCGTCGCGGAAAACATTGATCCGGATGAATTTGAAACTGACGTGTTGTCCGGCGCACTTGCAGTCGTTCAAAACTTACGGTCGGCACTGGTCAAGGATTGGAATGATAAGACGCTAGATTTTTGGGATAATCACGGTAGCCCGGTCGATAAGATCAATGCGGACAAGGTTCCCTATATCGACCGCTCTTCGTTCGAAAGCGTCGCTGGTGACTACTTGGCGCTGCCATATCGGTCGCAAGCCATGGATCGGTTCCTCGTCAAAGTCCTCATCGCTATAGAGCTTTATGCATTCGGTGATGAGATGTTGAATGAAAAGACGTTTGGATTTCCACCTGTCTCTCCGTTGAAGCAGCGTCACGTCGTGCTGGCGTATTTTCGCGGGCTGCTAATCAACGGCATTATCTTCGGTGGCATCGCCGCCTTGGCATTATTCGCCGCATCAAAGGGATGGATCGGCGAAACCAGCGCGGGATGGACTTCGGGAGCGTGCGTTGCTCTGTTCGTTCTTTTAGGCACGATCAGTGCTTTCGCACTGCCTTTCGCTTGGTATGCACAAGCCAAAGCGCGCCGGAATGTCAGGAAACTCCTGTTGGCAATGACAACGATCTATAACGAATTGAGGTCGAACGGACCAATCAGCGCCCAGCATATTCGCGAGCGCGTGAGCAGCGCGGCGGAAGATGGCGTCGTCTGGCCCGCCCCGCTGTTTGCAGTACTGGACGACATCATCGCCCGCACAGGACGTTTTTGA
- a CDS encoding eCIS core domain-containing protein, whose protein sequence is MRSTLSAGFSLPAQRRQTSSEIASLEVEADAVADRLSMPANRLGSVQPAFGQSGAPAVPNVVKAALLENAQPLDASTRSFFQPRFGYDFSRVRLHSGEAAAESARLLDARAYTVGEHVVLGSPLDTPGAFSSRRLLAHELAHVVQQGGGMPLPGRAPHGPSQIAVPAHVARQSLAPGGSTASSARDDFLRAVDRGDAVGIESALARLTEQERGAISANPQALATLDRKLPAVTRLLVRMKLQFGQDLPADVRALVSAAEDGDADRVVTVLRANVRLRDPKDVPGLRAMLLSVFATDARKQAAVANAYVLTKDEMLAYARQSPHLVEQEAQAKRTLMSAQGRDLNLVADTNPGQTQTNSPSGTIIVSAPGGREDFALKYSHELSNLRRDLLTRDAQGRGGSPKPDQYRSGDAYADAILQWEAESVVDRAIVGAELGSHEGWISDLGRDFKAGKISKADMLKRVVAALGQFTSVGEDNRQRPARQNYKLQWERWAALAQPRH, encoded by the coding sequence GTGCGAAGTACGCTCAGCGCCGGGTTTTCGCTGCCGGCGCAGCGGCGGCAAACAAGCTCGGAGATCGCATCATTGGAAGTTGAGGCGGATGCGGTTGCCGACCGCCTCTCCATGCCGGCCAATAGGTTGGGATCAGTGCAGCCGGCGTTCGGCCAGAGCGGCGCGCCAGCAGTTCCCAACGTGGTGAAGGCTGCGCTGCTTGAAAACGCGCAGCCGCTGGATGCGAGCACCCGATCGTTCTTTCAGCCGCGCTTCGGTTATGATTTTAGCCGTGTGCGCCTACACAGCGGTGAGGCCGCCGCCGAATCGGCGCGCTTGCTCGATGCGCGCGCCTATACCGTCGGTGAACACGTGGTGCTCGGCAGTCCGCTCGACACGCCCGGGGCATTCTCTAGCAGGCGCCTGCTCGCCCATGAACTGGCGCATGTCGTGCAGCAAGGTGGCGGCATGCCGCTGCCGGGACGGGCGCCACACGGACCTTCGCAAATCGCGGTTCCCGCCCACGTGGCACGACAGTCTCTCGCACCAGGCGGGTCGACGGCCTCGAGTGCGCGCGATGACTTTCTCCGCGCAGTTGATCGGGGCGACGCCGTCGGGATCGAGAGCGCGCTGGCGCGTTTGACGGAACAGGAGCGCGGGGCGATTTCGGCCAACCCGCAAGCGCTAGCTACCCTCGATCGGAAATTGCCGGCGGTTACCCGTTTGCTCGTGCGCATGAAACTGCAGTTCGGCCAGGATCTGCCGGCAGACGTCCGCGCGCTCGTGAGCGCCGCAGAGGACGGCGATGCGGATCGCGTCGTCACGGTATTGCGAGCCAACGTCCGGCTGAGGGATCCAAAGGATGTTCCCGGCTTGCGAGCGATGCTGTTATCGGTTTTCGCGACCGATGCGCGGAAGCAAGCGGCGGTGGCGAATGCGTACGTGTTGACAAAGGATGAAATGCTGGCCTACGCGCGACAGTCGCCGCATCTCGTTGAACAAGAGGCGCAAGCAAAGAGAACACTGATGAGTGCGCAAGGCCGCGACTTGAACTTGGTCGCCGATACAAATCCGGGCCAGACGCAGACGAATTCGCCTTCGGGCACGATCATCGTGTCCGCGCCCGGTGGGCGGGAAGACTTCGCCTTGAAGTACTCTCACGAGTTGTCCAACCTCCGCCGAGACCTCTTGACGAGAGATGCACAAGGACGAGGCGGATCTCCCAAGCCCGACCAGTACAGATCCGGCGACGCCTACGCGGATGCCATTCTTCAATGGGAGGCGGAGAGTGTGGTCGATCGTGCGATCGTCGGCGCTGAACTCGGCAGTCACGAGGGATGGATATCCGATCTCGGGAGGGACTTCAAAGCCGGGAAGATTTCCAAGGCCGATATGCTCAAGCGAGTGGTCGCCGCGTTAGGGCAGTTCACTTCAGTCGGTGAGGATAACCGCCAAAGACCAGCCAGGCAGAATTACAAGCTACAGTGGGAACGCTGGGCCGCGCTCGCACAGCCCAGACACTGA
- a CDS encoding reverse transcriptase domain-containing protein produces the protein MFQNYKWTWKRNGKIIFAPTKDTDRRGDQIIEFCDREVEFPVCFYHYRKGGHVVALHGHLQNRLFFKIDIQNFFYSISRNRIAAALHHAGFPWARTFAKWSSVKNPYLVGSHYVLPIGFKQSPALASLVMMRSPLMAMVDRAERAGAFVSIYLDDLICSANDEALLQELFDGFLQACEDANLTPNPTKLVAPTSEIVVFNCELRHGFAQVTPERIAKYFEEPRTAASQRSFDVYCAKVSEANTI, from the coding sequence ATGTTTCAAAACTACAAATGGACGTGGAAGCGCAACGGCAAGATCATCTTTGCGCCTACCAAAGATACTGACCGGCGCGGTGACCAGATCATCGAATTTTGCGATCGTGAGGTAGAGTTTCCGGTCTGCTTCTACCATTACCGCAAAGGCGGGCATGTCGTCGCACTGCACGGTCACCTGCAGAACCGGCTTTTCTTCAAAATCGACATTCAGAACTTCTTTTACTCGATCTCCCGCAACCGGATCGCTGCCGCCCTGCATCATGCAGGTTTTCCCTGGGCGCGGACGTTTGCAAAATGGTCGTCGGTTAAAAACCCGTACCTGGTCGGGTCGCACTACGTCTTGCCTATCGGTTTCAAACAATCCCCAGCGCTAGCCAGTCTCGTAATGATGCGCTCGCCGTTGATGGCAATGGTGGACCGGGCTGAGAGGGCGGGAGCGTTCGTCTCTATTTACCTGGATGACCTGATCTGCTCGGCAAACGACGAGGCGCTTCTCCAAGAGCTTTTCGATGGTTTTCTGCAGGCGTGTGAGGATGCGAACCTGACGCCTAACCCCACCAAACTGGTCGCTCCGACGAGTGAGATCGTGGTGTTCAATTGCGAGCTGCGGCATGGCTTCGCACAGGTGACGCCTGAGCGGATCGCCAAGTATTTCGAGGAACCCCGGACGGCAGCTTCGCAGCGGTCGTTCGATGTGTATTGTGCCAAAGTCTCAGAGGCGAATACGATCTAA